In Passer domesticus isolate bPasDom1 unplaced genomic scaffold, bPasDom1.hap1 HAP1_SCAFFOLD_96, whole genome shotgun sequence, a genomic segment contains:
- the LOC135293259 gene encoding zinc finger protein 541-like — MRDWEQSTIFDPYESQWPESSAEEAKRLKAAWVGFGSFFVLWGSSSIFLCILQEALEMLLSGGPPTAQDHPLADYHYAGSDRWTPEEKEAFQKAFHTYGKDFHLIQKQIPSKTVAQCVEYYYCWKKEQKLASSTLAQTAGKRKRRKSPPRKETGETGKRSRKRAGSEAADC; from the exons atgagggactgggagcaaagcacaatctttgacccatatgagagccagtggcctgaatcctcagctgaagaggcaaagcggctgaaagcagcatgggtggggtttggctccttttttgtgttgtggggcagctcaagcattttcctttgcatcttgcaggaggctctggagatgttgctctcgggggggcctccaacagctcaagaccatcccttggctgattatcattatgcag gctctgatagatggacacctgaggagaaggaggccttccaaaaggctttccacacctacggcaaggatttccatctcatccagaagcag atcccaagtaagaccgtggcacagtgtgtggagtactactactgctggaaaaaagagcagaaacttgccagcagcactcttgctcag actgcgggcaaacggaagaggaggaaaagccctcccaggaaggagactggggagaccgggaagagaagccgcaagcgggctggcagc gaagctgcagactgctag